AGCACTCCGAGAACATTGCTATGTTTCCTTCCTGTCCTTGCCCGTCAACTGTTGCCACAGCTGCGTGCCCATAAACTTAGTGTTCTCAGcgtctttaaaaatattagatcCATGCAGAATAGCATTCACCTATCTACGACCCGCTTTTCTCTCTCTGCCGTGTCGGCAGTTCTTAAAGAAAAGCCCAGCCACAGAGACGGCACAGTGAATCCCACAACCAGCAAAATAACAGCCAGCCCTTGTTTCCACCTCTTGTGTCATGAAGAAGCCTCTGACAGCCTGTCATGCCCACAGTGACCATTATCACGCACATGTGTACTGTGCCTGTCGGCTTTGTCCCCACTCGCCCGCAGCCATCCACAGCTAGCAATCGAAAACTCATGTAGATGGCGTCATACAACCGCGGGTGGAACATATTTAACCTGCCCGGATGGATGGGCAGATAgggtttccagtttttgctatCGTGAACTGCACAGATATCTAATTCTCACATCTTTGCATACATTTACAAGTTTTTCTCACAGCCTGAATTATTAGCTGGCTCAAAGGAAAATACGTATGTGCATTTTAAGTCTTAGGAGATGCTGTCAATTCTCCACCCAGAGAGTTTGCATAGTTTCACGCACTAACAAAATATGTGTCtgtttctctacatctttgttGCCGTTGGGCAATAtccaatttttaaagttttgcgCATCTGCTAGGTTGTTTGAATTTTGCGTTTCTTGGAGTAAATTTGCTTTAAAGTTTATTGGCCCTTTGTACaaactatttttatctttattgccAGACCACCCTCTTTCACTCATTTCCACAGCCTGCTTCCTGGTGTCCTGCTAATCTATTCCTTTCCACTCAAATCTCTACAGGCTTCTAGAATAATCTTTTTCACAAGAAAATCTGATCATGCTGGGGCACCACTCAAAACACGTCGGTGACCTCACCCACACCCCACAGCCTACAGGATAAAGAGCCTAAGCTCTTAAGTCTGGTTTAAAAAGGCTCATGATCTGGTTGCCACCCCACCCCAAATGCCCATTAATTGAGCACCTTACAACAGACAGACACCCCGTGGGTGTTGGGGACCCAGGGGTCAACAAACAGGCGAACATCTGCTTTCTGCAGCTGACATTCGAGGGCAGTGTTTCTAGActtattcttttcattattacCCCCTTAAGGAGAAAAGTggaattatctttaaatttaatttaaatcaatTAGTTAAATTAATTTCAACTTAATTACACTTAACGAGAGaaattaaatacctaggaataagatTTGTCTAGTAGGGTTGGCTTCGGAGAGCCACAAGCTATTGTAAGATCTAAGGTTTTTGCCCCCCATCCCCGAATTAATTTTGGCTCCCTGGGAGCCATATGGCTTGCATCGACAAGGAGTGTTCTAGAGGGAGAGCTGGACAGcaaacaaggaaatggaaaagataaaatcagagAGCCAAAAATGTTActaagaaaaggagggagaacgGTTGAGGGGGCACCTGACATCTTGATCATCCGATTAGGAACGCTCTTCCCAGAcaaggaagactagccttggCTTCTTCAGCGgcaaagtggaaaagaaaatttcctcctcacagtgcctggcatacggCAAGCGCTCAATAAGTGAGCTTCATCGTAattattagttaaaaaaaatatttttaaaggtatacGGAATAAGCCCTGGGATGCGCCTCTGCTCCGCGTCCTACGTGGGTACCACCGCCCAGCCGCGCTCACGGCTGGCGCCTCCACCTCCGTCTGCAGGGGGCGCTGCGGGCGCCGCGGCCGGGCTGCTCTAGGCGGCGGCACCGGAAGTCTCGTTCTCCCTTCAGTTCCGGTCTCTGGCCCAGGCTTGGGCTGCGTGGAGGAGCGTTTGCGATGCCGACCGGAGACTTTGAGTGAGTCGGGGGTCGCGGAGGGGGCCCGGGGGGGCGGTTTGGGGGCTCTGGGGGTTCTGGCGGAGCCTGGGCGCCCCGAGGCCGAGGGAGCCGGGCCTCGCTGACCCCGCCCTCCCCGCCGCGCTTGTCCCCGCAGTTCGAAGCCCAGCTGGGCCGaccaggtggaggaggagggagaggacggTGAGTTCGCCGGTGGCCCCGGGGCCTCTCAGCCAGCGCCCCGCCCGGTCACTGCCGCCTGCTCCCGGCACCGCCATCCGACCCCGCATGTCCCCCCACGGCCGGCCTTTGCCCCGCGCCGTCCTCCTCCGGGCCAGCCTGTCGCCCGTTCCAGATGCTCCCTGGCCAGTCCCTCTTCCTCCCGGGCCACCGCCCGAGTCCTCACAGCTGCTCCCCTGCTCCGGGGACGCAGTTGTCACAGCCTGCCTTCGTGCCAGGGACCCCCCCCATCCTTGCCATTGCTGGAGGTTACTACAGCCAGCTCCGTGTTCCCCCCCGGCTGTCCCCGGGCACTTCCCGGCCAGCCCTCTGCCCTTGCTCCCGCCTTCCTCAGCTCCTAGTGTGAGCATCCTCCCCGGAGTCCGCCCATTTCAGCTTGGCAGCTCCGCCCCTCCAGCtgacccctcctccccccactccTTCTCGCAGACAAATGTGTCACCAGCGAGCTTCTCAAGGGGATCCCTCTGGCTACTGGGGACACCAGCCCGGAACCTGAGCTCCTGCCAGGAGGTGAGTGACCGGCGGGCAACCTCCATCCCATCCTGGGCTGCTTCTCCCCTCAGCTGCATTCCTGCCTGGTCCCCATCACTAAGGCTCAGTTCCCCTCCCCTCTTACCCCCTCCTAGCTCCACTGCCGCCTCCCAAGGAAGTCATCAACGGGAACATCAAGACAGTGACCGAGTATAAGATAGATGAGGACGGCAAGAAGTTCAAggtgaggctgggggaggaggcggGTGCCCTTGTGCTTTGGGGCACTCGGGCCAGGAGTGGGAGATGTGTGTTGGGTGGGTTGGTGGGGAAGATCCCCTGGCCCCAGGAGCCTTGAAGCTggaccctctcccctcccttccacagATCGTCCGCACCTTCCGAATTGAGACCCGGAAGGCCTCGAAGGCTGTTGCAAGGAGGAAGGTGAGACCCTGCTCCCCTTGTCCTGGGGCTCCCCCAGGACTGACTCAGGACTCCTTTTTGCTCATGCCTTTATTTTTAGAAGTGGGGTTCGTACCTATCTTGCTGGAGCATAACTGGGGCCTAGGGGTGTTTGTACTCTCTGGGGGCCCTGAACAGTCCAGGGGTACAGGAGTGGACAGGGTTCATTCTCAGTCCTCTTGGCTTATCTGCCAGGAGGAATAGAGCCAAGTCCTCCCCTAAGATGGTCACAGCAGAGGCGACAGCAGTAAATACCTTTGGCCCCGTTATTTGCCTACTTTCTCTGTGCCCGACCCAAATGCTTTGATTTGCTGCGTTCTCATTCAGTCCTCATAGCAGGCCCGGGAGGCGGGGAGCGTTGTCCCCTTTTTGTCGGGGAGGAAGCTGATGCTCAGGTTGTTTAGCTCAAGGCCCCTCGAAGTGTGGGGGAGCCCTGTCCACCCTGAGCATCGCTCCCTAGTGGGAGCTGGTCCACCGCCTGCACGGCACCCCCAGGAGTTGTTGTCTGTGGAACCGTTTCCCCTGAGCCTCGGTCCTCTCATCTGGGACTTGGGGCTGAGGGCTGCCCCACACGGCCCCGCCAGGGCCTCGCACACACTCAGGAAACAGGAATTCTCGTCGTCACCACTAAGTGAGGCATttggggagggtggaggaggcagTTGAAGGCCCAGGCATCCTGAAAGGGGCTATAGTAGGTCTGGGCTGCCAGTGGGGGGTCCCACCTGCCCTGACTTGTCCATTATCCCGCCCTGAGCCCAGAACTGGAAGAAGTTCGGGAACTCAGAGTTTGACCCACCGGGGCCCAATGTGGCCACCACCACAGTCAGCGATGATGTGTCCATGACATTTATCACCAGCAAAGAGGTAGGTGGGGCAACAAGGCGGGGCTGGCGGCCAGGGTGGCAGCAGGGGTGTGGCAGCCCCCCTGAGCTGCCCCCGCCTGCCCCACCAGGACCTGAActgccaggaggaggaggacccgATGAACAAGCTCAAGGGCCAGAAGATTGTGTCCTGCCGCATCTGCAAGGGCGACCACTGGACCACCCGCTGCCCCTACAAGGACACGCTGGGGCCCATGCAGAAGGAGCTGGCCGAGCAGCTGGGCCTGTCCACGGGCGAGAAGGAGAAGCTGCCCGGAGGTGCCCGGGCCGGGAATGCAGTTGgcatgctctgtgtgtgtgtgtgtgtgtgtgtgtgtgtagggaggagCAGGAACTGTGCACCCTTGGGATAGTCCTTCATTGTCACTTGCTGTCTGTGAACGGGGTGGTCAGCATCACACCTGTCATCTCCCACGCAGCAGCGTCAGCACCTCGAGTCAGGGCTGTGGCCACGGTCGTgctgtgtgagagagagatgggcTGGGTGGTTGCTGTGGCTGCTGGTGACATAGCCTGTCTCCTCGGGTCTGCGAGAACCGCTGGCTCGGGTGCACGCCCGTGTGTGTAACCACACTGCCCATGGTTGGGGGTGGCCACCCTGTGTGTGTGCGACTTGTGGGCTGGGACTCTCCTCCTGACTCTGTGACTGTCCTGAGTGTGCTGTGTCTGTCTGCCATGGATGCAGCTGCTGcactgtgtgtgtgcgcgtgtgcgtgCACATCTCTGAGCAGACTCACACGTATGACTGCAGTCCGTGTCCTTTAGTGGGATTTGCTGATGGCGAGTTTGCGTCTGGACAGCTCTCCACCATGGCTTGTGCGTGGGGGACTGGGGACCGTCCCTGTCCCCGCATCTGTTCCTGTGTGTTGTGAGGCTGGGCGTTACTCCAGCTCTCAGCCCTGTGGGTGCCTCAGACTGCGTCTACCCCATAGGTGCTCACTCAGCCTTCACTGCTGGCTTCCTGGATGTGACAATTATGTCATCGTGGCCACCGGCTTTTGGACCAGCCGGATGCCTGTGGCTTGACAGACTACTGGGGCTGGGTTGGGGCTGGAGCCCACACATCCGGGGGCAGGTGGGTCCCGCTGTCTGTGCCTGGCCTGACTGTGCTTTTGGTCCCCAGAGCTGGAGCCGGTGCAAGCCACCCAGAACAAGACAGGGAAGTACGTGCCACCGAGCCTGCGGGATGGGGCCAGCCGCCGCGGGGAGTCCATGCAGCCCAACCGCAGAGGTGAGGTGGCGGGGACGCCTCTGGCACCCCGTCATTATCCCCTGGGCACGGCCCGGGCACAGCCTGCCCCTCACAGCCGCCTCTCTTTGCCCCTCCAGCCGACGACAATGCCACCATCCGCGTCACCAATCTATCAGAGGACACTCGTGAGACTGACCTGCAGGAGCTCTTCCGGCCCTTCGGCTCCATCTCCCGCATCTACCTGGCGAAGGACAAGACCACTGGCCAGTCCAAGGTGGGCTGGCAGCCGTGGGGGCGGAGGAGGGGGCTTGTGTCCTGGCTGTTCCCTGAGCGCCCCtgaccccaccccctccccagggcttCGCCTTCATCAGCTTCCACCGCCGTGAGGACGCCGCGCGTGCCATCGCCGGGGTGTCTGGCTTCGGCTACGACCACCTCATCCTCAACGTGGAGTGGGCCAAGTAAgacccctgccctcctctgcccctcccctttCGGCCGGGCCAGTCTGGCCACATGTGCCCTGTGCCACCACGCTGGCTTGCCTGCCCCCCCCAGAAGCCCCGGCTGCGTGTGGCGAGGGGGtcttgggattctctccggggtCCGAAGCCCTCACACCTGCCGTCCTCCCCACCCTGTGTCCCTCTCTAGGCCATCCACCAACTGAGCCAGCTGCCACgtctgctgctgctgggccccGGGCGCCAGGACCCTGCGGTGACAGAGGTGGCTTCCCAGGGCAGGGGGCTCCAAGGGCAATAAAAGCTCCAGTCACCCTATGCTGTCCCATTTATTTGCGGATGTCACTCGCCCTGTGGCGGGTGGGccagccctccccctcccccgcctggTCTGCTTGGGCACAAACTTCTGCCCCTCCGGCCTGGGTACTTGCTGGTCCCACCGCAGGCCTTTCTTTGTGGGAGGAAGTGATGGCCAGGGGtctgctgttccctcagccccTGTTGTGCCATGTCCCCGCGCCTTGTGGTGAGGCGGAGGCTCAAGAAAGGCCAGGTCATGGCTCAGGGAACTGGGGCCCCGAGGTTTTGGGGGTGGCTGTTTCCTTGAGGGCCAGGCCTTGGCTCGAGCTCTCAGCGTCCTCTGGGGTCTGGCCGCCCCTGCAGCCGAGGCAGCCTTGGTGGTGGCAGCCCAAGCTGGGCGCCACGGCCATGTAGAGCAGCGGGTGGATGCAGATGGCCAGGGGCATGAGGCCCCGCATGACCTGGTAGCCCACGTAGGCCCCCAGATCCAGCGCCTGCTCAGCCTGGGCCGCGTCTGTGAAGCCCGGGCAGCTGGCTACCCAGCGCTGCCGGGCGTACACGTTGAGCACCCGCGTGACATGGTAGGGCACATAGGAGCTGGCGTAGAGCGCCACACCGCTGGCCACCAGCATGGCCACGCGCAGCTTCTCGGCCACCGTCATGCCCGGGCTGCGCAGCACGGCGCGCCCGAGGGCTCCGTAGGCCCCCAGCGTGAGCAGCAGCGGCAGGGCGCCGCCCAGGGCCGCCATCGCCAGGCTGTAGATCCTGTAGGCCTCGAGCTGGCTGTCGTCCGCCGTCCCCAGGCACTTGATGCAGGCCCCGGGCTGCTCCACCGTGCACTTGCCTTCCTGCTGGGGCTTCTTGAGGTGCGAGAAGCTGAGCGTGGGGGCGGCCAGCAGGGCCGCCAGCACCCAGCCGGCCGCGCTGATGGCCCACGCGTGCTTGGGCCGCAGGTGGCTGCGGGTGAAGAAGGGGTGCACGATGCCCATGTAGCGGTTGATGCTGATGCAGGTGACGAAGATGACGCTCCCCAGCAGGTTGCAGATGAAGAAGAAGCGCTCCAGGCGGCAGGCGGCCTCCCCGTAGCGCCAGTGTTTGGGCGGGTAGAAGTAGGCGGCCAGCGGGGGCAGCGTCAGCGCGTAGAGCAGGTCGCTGACGGCCAGCTGGGCCGAGAAGACCACGGCCGGGTGCCACGGGCGCTGCTCCCGGGTGCCAAAGCGGTAGAGGGCCAGGATGTTGCCGGCCACAGCCACCAGGAACTCAGCCACTAGGAGGGGCCACAGAAAGCCCTCCTGGAAGCGGTTGAGGGTGCGGGCGGCCACCACCGAGAAGTTGGCTGGGCAGGGTGTGGCACCTGGGGGGGGAGAGGCACCCAGTGAGCCCTGGCCCTCTGCGTGCTCTGTCCGCTGCCTCAGTGCCTGTCGCTGGGACCACACACCCACATGTGCTGGGCCTGCACGAGCCATGGGGCCGTGCCGCACCCAGGAGGGGCGCCAGCCTCAGCTCCTTCCTAGACAGACTCAGGCCAGAGTCCCTCACTCAGCTTCATCTACTAGGGTCTCTCTGGGCCTTGCACCCCGAGGGCCAGCCGGGGTGAGACTCAGGGAGCGGCTCACTGCCTTTGTGGGATGCACGTGGAGGAGCGGGAGCCCAGGGGCGTCCCCGGCCCCACTGCAGTTCTCCTCCAGGTCCGATCCACCAGCAAGTCTATCTTCTTCCTCAGAACTGGTCAGCTCCTGAGTGCTGGCCAAGTCCGGGCCCTGACCCTCACCAGTCTGTTCCCCCCACAGCCTCCAGAGGGCGCCTGTGAGCACCTGACTGGGCACATTCCTCTGCTCGCAGCCCTCCTCACCTCACCTCAGGGGGCCCTGCAGGAGCTATGCTATCCCTCCCCCAGTATGCTCTCATCTCCAGCTCCCTGTGACTCATTCTCTGTCCTTCCCACACTAGTTACTGCGCTTCCTCTTAAGGCAcacctgcctctgggcctttgcattgCTGGTTCCCTTTGCCAGAGTCACCTGCTGCTGATAACCTTAAGAGTCTCCCCGTTCCTCAAGTCCTTCTGGTCTCTGGCCCTGAGAGGCCTGCTCTGACCACCTGAACACTGGGACTGTCCCCCTCGGTCCCTCCAGGCcgccttctctgtgtgtctccatCTGATCACCACGAGACAAATTTCCAGGTCacctcctgagggcagggagtccCAGCTCCTGGGCCAATAGTGTGAGCAAGCACAGCCCTGGGGACGGTTCCCTCTCACACCCCTGCCTCAGCGCTCTCATCTGACAAATGGCCTCCTCTCGGCCTGTCCAGCAGGCTGGCCGCCAGCCCCGGGCAAGGTGCACACAGCCCTGCCCGCCCCACTGCTTCCTGCCCTCGCCGGCTGCCTACCTGTCCCCTCTGCTCTAGGCTTCTAGTCCCCGTCCAGCCCCAGGTGCTAACccacctcccctccacctccGGGGTGCAGCTGCCTCCACCATgtgcccccagccccggccccaggcTGACTGCAGGGTCCTGGGCCCTGGATCTCACCTGGGATGGTGGCTGCCATGGCCTGCACACCCGGCCGCTGAGTCCGCTGCCCACGCTCTGCCGGTCCCTCCCCACCGAGCAGTGGTGGCGGCGCGCCTGGCCTGGCCCCGCCCTGCCCGCCACTCCAACCTCAGCCAGCAGAGCCAGTCAGAGCAGCACCCTTGCCCCCACCGCGCTTCCTTCCTCATTGCACGCAGCCCTCAGCTCGGtcagggggagtggggaggggcccaggaccCCGAGGCACGGCAGACCAGGGCCAGCATGCCACAGCCAGGTCTGGGGCAGAAACCATGTCCCCCTCCCAGGGGCTGCAGCCCCAGCCGTCTCGGTTCGCCCAGTGGGCCTCCAGGACCCCATCGCCAGCACAGACTCAGACTCCCAGAAGGTCAGTTTATTAGGGGGGTGGGGACACAGCTCCTTTATGAAAGGAAACCGAAGGCTGGCCCTGGAGGCCGGGGGAACCAGGGAGCGCCTCTCGGGCCCCAATCTGGGGCGTTCCGTCCGACCCTGGGGCTCAGGCTGCCCTCTTAGGTGGCTGTGCCCGGCCTCGCCCGTGGGTCCGGGTGGCTCCTCCGGGTCCCAGCTTGGCCTGGGCCACCTGGGCTCTGCCCTTGGCCTTCAGTTGCCTCCGGTCACTGCCTCGGTCCAGCCTCCGCTGTTTTCCCTGCTGCTTTTTGCCTGGGTGTCCAGCGGGCCGTCTCCGCTTGGCTGCCGTCGGGAACATGTCTACAGGGAAAGCTCGTGTCAGGGTCACCGGGGCACAGGGACAGGCCCATAGTGCCCGGCTGTGTCGACCTCCACCACGCACCCTCATCAGGCTCCTCGCCCACTGCCTGGCGAAAGTACTCggcttcatcctcctcctcctcctcccgctgGCCGGCCCCCTCTTCTTCGGGGGGGGCCCCGGGGTCCTCCGCATCACTGTCCCCATCGGCGCGTGACCGCTTGATGCCCGCCAGGCTCTTCTTCCTGGAAGACGGGCATCAGTCAGTCAGCACGGCGGCTGCACCCGGGCCCGGGCTGCACCCACCCGGCCAGCAGCCCCTCACCTGTGGGCCTCTCGCTGTTCCCGCTTGCGCTGGACGTTCCGGGCCTGCTGATCCTGCCGCTGGGCCTTGAGCCGCAGCTTCTCCTCCTTGGCTGCCAGGATGGCCTGTAGCTCCTCCTCGGTCTTGTGCACTGAGCAGGAAGAGATGGACCCCAAGATCTTCACCAAGACCCAGGTGGGTGCACCACACCTTGCGAGCCACCTTTACAGGCCTCAGAGCCCAGGCTGGGTGCCCACCAGCCCCGTCCTCACCGAAACTGTGGAACAGCACGTTCCCCTCCCCGACACCCTCCTGGATCTTGATGAGCTGCAGCGTCATCCGAGGCCCGATCTGCAGGGACACAGGACAGGAGTGAGTCCTTCCCTGGAGAGGGGGCTGCCAGAGGAAGCCACCTCTGCCGCCGGGCCTCACCTCCGTAAGCCGCACGGCGCTCTGCTGGGCCCGCATGTTGCCGCGCCCCGCGACGGCCTGTGGCAGCTCTGTAATATTGTGCTCACCATCTGGCTCCGCCTCACTCTCTGACAGCCCCGCGCCCCTATGCGGGGGACACACGCGGCTCAGCAGGGGATCCCATGCTCCCAGGACAGCTCTGGGGTCCCCTGGACTGCGGCGGTCTCACGCCCCACACCCTCCTCACGTGGCCAGCAGCTCGCTGATGTCCTGCAGGCGGCTCATGTTGGGGAACTTCTCCTGGAGAAGCTTCTTCATCCCACGACTTGCGCCCACAGGAACGACTTTGATGCTGCTGCAGGGGCCGGAGTGAGCAAGCAGGGGGGTCAGGGGTCATGGGGTTGGCTCCACCCCCCGACCCTTTCCACGGTGCGTCAGAGCGTTTACTTTGACACTGAGCAGTCACAGAGTCTCAGCAGCAGCGCTGTCATCAGCCACATGGAGGCCACCCCCTCCGCCCGCGCTCCGCTCCCGGGCACTCACTAGTGGCGGAAATCCAGCTCTTGAGAGTCGGGGTTGTAGTTGATGAGAAGGCAGCGCTTGATGGTGTTCAGGTTCACCTGGACAGGACCCAAGAGGGGCCATGGCACCAAGGGAGCTGCCCACGGGCCTCAGTGCGTGTGGGAGCCCAGGCCACCCACACTCCAGAAACCCCACCAAGGGGGAACAGGATGCTGTTAGCACCGTGGGGACTGATGGGGCTGTGACTGGCGTCCATGAAGTGCCCGGGGCGCTGGCTCAAATCCTGGGTGCCAGGCCCACTGAGGCCACCCACACCAGGCTCCCTGATAATCAGCACCTAACAAGCCATGTTGGAGACCCCCTGGTGCCAGGGGTTaggagctgggctctggggccagagaGATGACAACATCCTGTCCTGCCCCCGTGTATCTAACTTGAGCCTAGTGACTTCACCTCCGCCAACCTGCTTTACTCCGTGTCAAATAGAGCTCTAACAACACTCGCTCCACTGCCAAGACCAGTACTCAACGCACGCTCAGAAAATAACGCACTGCTGGCATGGTTTCCCACCTGCTGGATGGAAAGGCAGCGCATGGGGGAGCCTCCTGCCCAGTGTCCCAGATCGTACGAGTGAGATGCGGCCTCAGGGCTGGAGCTCTCAGCCTCAGTGATGGGAGGTAAGGACTGTGCGATCGCCCCCAGGGCCCGTGTGGCACCTGCTGCCTGCCCCATCCACCCTCACCTGACATCACACCAGGCCCAGCCCACCTTGTGCACGTTGATGGAGGGGAACAGGTTCTGGAACATGGTGGCCATGAGTTTCACGTGCATGCCGTGGGGACCAAAGCTGTTGAGCACCAGGAGGGGCGCGTGCGTGAACTGCTGCTCGTGCATGCGGTGCCGGCGCAGTGAGGAGACCACGTCACGCACCAGTGTGTACTGCAGGGCAGGGCAAGGAGTGGGCGATGGCCAAGCACACGTGCCCGGCGCCACCGCCacacccagct
The Equus caballus isolate H_3958 breed thoroughbred chromosome 7, TB-T2T, whole genome shotgun sequence genome window above contains:
- the PPAN gene encoding suppressor of SWI4 1 homolog isoform X1 — its product is MGQSGRSRHQKRARAQAQLRNLEAYAAQPHSFVFARGRAGRGVRQLSLDLRRVMEPLTATRLQVRKKNSLKDCVAVAGPLGVTHFLILSKTETNIYFKLMRLPGGPTLTFRINKYTLVRDVVSSLRRHRMHEQQFTHAPLLVLNSFGPHGMHVKLMATMFQNLFPSINVHKVNLNTIKRCLLINYNPDSQELDFRHYSIKVVPVGASRGMKKLLQEKFPNMSRLQDISELLATGAGLSESEAEPDGEHNITELPQAVAGRGNMRAQQSAVRLTEIGPRMTLQLIKIQEGVGEGNVLFHSFVHKTEEELQAILAAKEEKLRLKAQRQDQQARNVQRKREQREAHRKKSLAGIKRSRADGDSDAEDPGAPPEEEGAGQREEEEEDEAEYFRQAVGEEPDEDMFPTAAKRRRPAGHPGKKQQGKQRRLDRGSDRRQLKAKGRAQVAQAKLGPGGATRTHGRGRAQPPKRAA
- the P2RY11 gene encoding P2Y purinoceptor 11; translated protein: MAATIPGATPCPANFSVVAARTLNRFQEGFLWPLLVAEFLVAVAGNILALYRFGTREQRPWHPAVVFSAQLAVSDLLYALTLPPLAAYFYPPKHWRYGEAACRLERFFFICNLLGSVIFVTCISINRYMGIVHPFFTRSHLRPKHAWAISAAGWVLAALLAAPTLSFSHLKKPQQEGKCTVEQPGACIKCLGTADDSQLEAYRIYSLAMAALGGALPLLLTLGAYGALGRAVLRSPGMTVAEKLRVAMLVASGVALYASSYVPYHVTRVLNVYARQRWVASCPGFTDAAQAEQALDLGAYVGYQVMRGLMPLAICIHPLLYMAVAPSLGCHHQGCLGCRGGQTPEDAESSSQGLALKETATPKTSGPQFPEP
- the EIF3G gene encoding eukaryotic translation initiation factor 3 subunit G, with the translated sequence MPTGDFDSKPSWADQVEEEGEDDKCVTSELLKGIPLATGDTSPEPELLPGAPLPPPKEVINGNIKTVTEYKIDEDGKKFKIVRTFRIETRKASKAVARRKNWKKFGNSEFDPPGPNVATTTVSDDVSMTFITSKEDLNCQEEEDPMNKLKGQKIVSCRICKGDHWTTRCPYKDTLGPMQKELAEQLGLSTGEKEKLPGELEPVQATQNKTGKYVPPSLRDGASRRGESMQPNRRADDNATIRVTNLSEDTRETDLQELFRPFGSISRIYLAKDKTTGQSKGFAFISFHRREDAARAIAGVSGFGYDHLILNVEWAKPSTN